GGACAAACTGCTCTGGCGGATGATTGCCGGCGCGGCGCTGACGCTGCTGGTGACCATGCTCGCGAGTACTGTGGGCGAGCGCTGGAGCGGCTTGCTCGCGGTGTTCCCGGTGCTCGGCAGTGTAATGGCGGTGTTTTCTCAGCAGACTCGTGGCCCGGCGTTTACCGCGGCATTGCTGCGGGCGACGGCGACCGGCATGTACTCGTTCTCGGCATTTTGCCTGGTGACGGCGCTGGCCCTGCCGAGTCTCGGCCTCAGCGGATTCATCGCCGGTGTCGCGGTGTCGGTGGCGATGCTCGGGGTCACCCGCAAGTTGCTGGCCCGACCGACTCCCGCCAAAAGCCCACAACCTCAAGGCTGAGGCAGCCTGACAAACCGCGCTGGAATGCCAGGCATGCTCCGTGGGATCATCGCCGCCCTGGCGCGACCATCCCTCGGAGATTCACATGTCATTGCTCAGCAAGAAAGCCGTCGTCCTGTTGCTGGCGGCGGTCGCCGGCCTCGGCGCCCTCAACGCCCAGGCAGCCAAGCCCAAGGAAAAGGCCTCGACCAACAACGTGTCGATGCTCGACGGCAAGTTCACCTTCGTCCTGCCCAAAGGCTTCACCGCCGACCCGCTGCCGGCCGGGCCAACCGGTGCCAAGGGCACGATGTACACCAATCAGGCGACCAAGACCGTGGTCATCGCCGCGGAAAACCAGATCGCCGGCGGCGCCAGCGTCAAGGACAACGACAACGAATTTCTCGATGGCAGCCTGGCGAGTTTCATCGATGACCAGCGCAAGGCCCTGCCGGACTTCAACAAGCTCAGCGAAAAAAGCCTGACCCAGAAAAGCAGCGGCCTCGGCGTGCGTCAGGTCGACAGCACCGCCACTCAGGGCGGCGGCCAGACCCTCAATACCACCCTGCTCGCCGCCTCCGGCAAGCGCATGGCGCTGGTTCAGGTGATTTCCCGGGCTAGCGACAAGAGCGGTCACGATGCGCTGGTGAAAACCATCCTCAAGGACAAGTGATCCTTACGGATTGAGCTGCTGCAGCCAGGCGTTCAAGTCCCGCAGCTCGGCAGAACTGATGCTGTGGCCGACACCGGGATAAGCGTGAAACTCGGGTTTGTAGGCAAGTTTTTGCAGCAGCGCATTGGCTTCGGTGCCGTCGCGGTACGGCACCCGATCATCGGCGGTGCCGTGGCCGATGAAGATGTGCAGCGGCAACGGTGGCTGCTCGGTCCTTAGCTCAGTTTTCAACACCGGCAACAGGCGTCCGCTCAACGCTGCAATGCCGCCGACCGCCACGGGCGGACGCAGGCCCACCTCGTAGCTCATCATCGCGCCCTGGCTGAAGCCGATCAGGTACACCTTGTCCGGGCTGGCGTGATATTTCTTCGCCGCCTGGGCGACAAACTCCCGCAGTTTCTGACCGCTGGCCTTCAGATCATCGGTCTCACCGTTGTAGGCCCCTTCGCCTTTCTTGCGAAACCACTGGAAACGCCCTTCGCCCAACGCCAGCGGCGCCTGCACCGAAAGGTAGTTGTACTGCGCCGGCAGCTGAAATTTCATGCCTATCAGATCGGCTTCGTTACTGCCGTAACCGTGCAGAAAAATCACCAGCGGCCGGGTGTTCGCGTCTGGGTGGACCTGTTCGATGTATTTCAGTGGCAAGTCGCTTTGCAGCGTGGTTTGCGCGTGGACGGCGCTGGACGCCAGCAGGGTTAACAGGGCAAACGCCTTCAACATAGAGCCTTCCTTCACAGAGTGTCGGGTTCGTCGGTGAGCCTAACACTCTCTGAAGATTGTGGTGCTGGCGAGACCGCTATCGCGAGCAGGCTCACTCCTACAGGGACAACGCATGCCAAATGTAGGAGTGAGCCTGCTCGCGATGAGGCCGGAAAATCCAAGGAAATCTGTCAGTCGTTGATCAGCTTGCCCACCCGAATCGGCTCACGCCCCGCCACCTTGGCCTGCCAGATCCCCGGCTGGGTGTAGCGCCCACGATCAATCGCAAACAGCACGCCGCTGGTGCCGGCGCGGACGGTGGTGAGGCGGTCATTCAACGGATCCACCACTTCGAACAGCGCATCGCCCTGCTCGACCCACTCCCCGGCATTGCGCAGGAAACTGACCACGCCATGGTGCGGCGCGAACAGGTATTCGGTGCCTTCGAACGGCATGCCTTCGCAGCATTCGCTCGGCGCCGCCGGCCATTCGCCGCTGATGAAACCCTGCTCGGCGAGAAAGCCGAGAATCGCTTCACAATTGGCCTGCGCCTGATCGACCCGCGTGTCGCCCATGCTGCCCAGTTCAAGGGTGGTGGCGAGGTTCGCCGGGGGAATCGCCGCACTCGGAAACGCTCGGGCCAGACGCAGCCACGGCGATGAGCACGACTCATCGAACGAACTGCCACCGGAGTCTTCGCACAACAAGGCCACGCCGGCCTTCAGTCGCGCCGCCAGCGATTGCCAGCGCGGCCAGTGTTGCGGCAATGCGTAAATGTGAATCGCCGCGTCGAAATCGCAATGCAGATCGAGGGTGATGTCGGCGTCGCAGGCATGGCGCAGCAGCAAGCGGTGCAGCGCTTCCAGTTGCGAGGCCGGGGCTGGCAACTCATCGAGCACCTGGCCCATGGTCTGGCGGATCAGCGCGATGTTGGCCTCGGCGTCGCTGCCCAGTTGCTCACCGATTCGCGCCGCCACCGGCGCACTGAGTTCAACAAACGCGCGGTTGAAATTCTTCCCGCTGCCCAACTCGAAGCGCCCCATGTGGCTGCCTTGCAGATGCTGGTCGAGGCCAATCGGGTTGGCCACCGGTACCAGCTCGATCACGCCTTGCAGACGGCCCTGCTGTTCCAGCGCGTTGAGGCGTTGCTTGAGTTCCCACGCGGTGCGCATCCCCGGCAGTTCGTCGGCGTGCAGGCTGGCCTGGATGTAGACCTTGCGGCTGCCCGCGCCGTAACGGAAGACGCTGAGGGAACGTTCGCTGCCCAGATGGCTCCAGGGCAGGACATGGTCGATGCGTTGCATGGGAAAACTCCTGAATGGCTGGATCACGCAGATCCCCTGTAGGAGTGAGCCTGCTCGCGATAGCGGTGTGTCAGGCACTAAAGCGGCTGAATGTTAAACCGCTATCGCGAGCAGGCTCACTCCTACAGGGTTCTCCTATGAATCAGAGCACAAAAAAAGTGGCCACCGCGCAAACGGGACCACTTTTTTCTACAGCGTATTAATGACCGTACACGTCAAAGTCGAAGTACTTGTCCTGGACTTTCTTGTACTCGCCATTGGCGCGGATTTCGGTGATGGCCTTGTTGAATTTCTCGGCCAGCTCGGTATCGCCCTTGCGTACGGCAATCCCGGCACCGCCGCCGAAGTACTTGGCGTCTTCGTAAGTCGGGCCGACGAATTCGAAACCTTTGCCGGCGTCGGTCTTCAGGAAACCGTCGCTGAGGTTGACCGAGTCGGCCAGCATCGCGTCAAGACGACCAGATTTCATATCCAGGTTGGCTTCCTGTTGCGAGCCATAGCGCACCACTTCAAACCCGGCGTCCTTGGCCATGTCGGTGGCATAGCGGTCGTGGGTACTGGCGCGCAGCACGCCGACTTTCTTGCCCTTGAGCTCGGTCAGCGGGTCTTTGACACCGGAGCCTTCCTTCATCACGAAGCGCGCCGGGGTGTGGTAGTACTTGATGGTGAAATCGACGTTTTTCTTGCGGTCGTCAGTGATGGTCATCGAGGACAGGATCGCGTCGATCTTCTTCACTTTGAGTGCCGGGATCAGGCCGTCGAACTCCTGCTCGACCCACACGCATTTGACGTCCATCTGTTTGCACAGGGCATCGCCGATCTCGACGTCGAACCCGGTGAGTTGGCCATCAGCGGTTTTCATCGAGAATGGCGGGTAAGCGGCTTCGATCCCCAGACGAATCGGTTTGGCGTCTTCGGCCACAGCGGTCAGGGACAACATCGACAGTGCCAGGGCACCGAACATCACTAGCTTCTTCATTTATTACTCCTGTGTGCGGAGGCTTTTATTGGCAGCTTTCGATTGGCGTTCGGTCATGGCCATTGAGCAGCAAAAACCGACGTGGCCGGCAGTCTATGGCGGCGCGCACAGGGCAAATTGTGTTTAGGCGACAAATACTTACAGAAAATCGGCGCACGCGTTGACCGGGATCAACGGTGCGCCGACATGGTGCAAAGGCTGTAGGACAAACTCCGATTCTGCTCAGGAAATGGCTGAAAAACCTGTCAGCATTCGCAGGCAATGACAACTCGGGCAGGCTGTTCGACACTCAGCGAAAATCCCTCATCCAGCCAGCCGGTCACGCCGCCAATCATCTCCTTGACCGGGTAACCCAACGCCGCCAGTTTCACCGCAGCCTTGTTGGCGCCGTTGCAGTGCGGGCCGGCGCAATAGACCACGAACAACGTGCTCGTCGAATACTCCACCAGGCCTTCGGCGGTCAGCAAGCGGGTCGGAATGTTGATCGCGCCCGGCACGTGACCGCGCTCGAACGCCAAAGGCCCGCGCACATCGACCAGGACAAAATCGACTTCACCGGCCTCCTGGCTGCCGTACACGTCAGAACAATCGGTTTCAAAGGTCAGACGGTTGCTGAAGTGCATCAGGGCAATCGCCGACGGTGCGGCAGGAATGTCGCGAACCAAGCTGGTCATGTTGTGTGGCTCCTTCATCTGTTGGGGTGTGAGCAGACTTTATCGGGCCGGCACTTGGCGCTACAGTGGCGCGCAAGACACTCACCGGGAATTTTCCGCCAAATGCCTGACTCACCTGGATTGGTCGCGATTCTGGCCTACGATGGCCTCTGTACCTTCGAGTTCGGCATTGCCGTGGAGATTTTCGGCCTGCCCCGGCCGGAATTCGATTTCCCGTGGTACGAGCACTGCATCGTCGCCGTCGATCAAGGGCCGATGCGCGCCATGGGCGGGATTCACGTATTGGCCGACGGCGGCCTGGAGCTGCTGACGCAGGCGCGCACCATCATCATTCCCGGTTGGCGCGACCGCGAGGCCCCGGTGCCGCCGGCGCTGATCGACGCCTTGCGACAGGCCCACGCCCAGGGTGCGCGGTTGCTGTCAATTTGCTCAGGGGTGTTTGTGCTGGCCGCCAGTGGCTTGCTCGACGGCCACGGTGCGACCACCCACTGGCGCTACACCGATGAACTGGCGCGACGCTACCCGGCGATCGCGGTCAATCCGGATGTGCTTTACGTCGATTCCGGACAGTTGATCACCTCGGCGGGCAGCGCCGCCGGGATCGATGCCTGCCTGCATCTGCTGGCACGGGACTTCGGCACCCAGGTCGCCAATTCAGTGGCCCGGCGTCTGGTGATGTCGCCGCAACGCACTGGCGGTCAGGCACAGTTCATCCCCACGCCGGTCAGCGCGACGCCGCGAAACGACTTGTCGCGGGTGATGCAGTGGGCCCGCGAGCGCTTGCACCAACCGCTGGAAGTGCGCGATCTGGCCAGCGAAGCGGCGATGAGCGAGCGCACCTTTTTGCGCCGTTTCACCGAAGCCAGCGGACAATCGCCCAAAGCGTGGCTACAACACGAGCGACTGGCCCGGGCGCGGGAATTACTGGAGAGCAGCGTGCACAACACCGAGCAAATTGCCCTGCACTGCGGTTATCGCTCGGTGGAAAGTTTTCGCGTGGCGTTTCGCAGCGTGGTCGGGGTGCCGCCGTCGGTGTATCGGGAGCGGTTTGGGCGTGGGGTCAAGGCCATTTCTTGAGTTGACTGTGATGACCCCTTCGCGAGCAAGCTCGCTCCCACATTTGAAATGGGCCCCCCTGTGGGAGCGAGCTTGCTCGCGAAGAGGCCAGTCCAGCCACAATAAACCTACGGCTTACGCAACAGATAGGTATCCATGATCCAACCATGCTCGGCCCGCGCCGCCTTGCGCACCCGCTCGATCTCGGCCGCCACATCCTTGAGCTTGCCACTGATCAGAATTTCATCCGGTGTGCCCAGGTAGGCTCCCCAATAAATCTCTGTCTGCTGATCCGCCACATGGTGGTAGGAATCTTCCGCATCGAGCATCACCACCAGGCTGTCCGTGTCACTCACCTGCCCCGCCGCCAGACGCCGGCCAGTGGTGATTTCAATTGACCGGCCAATGCTGTTCAACGGCACTTTATGCTGCGCCGCCAACGCCTGAACGCTGGTTATCCCGGGGATCACTTCAAACTCGAAAGCACAGCGACCTGACACCAGAATCGCCTGCAGGATACGAATCGTGCTGTCGTACAACGCCGGGTCGCCCCACACGAGGAATCCGCCGCACTGCTCGTCAGCCAATTCTTCATTGATCAGTTGTTCGAAGGTTTCTTGCTTGGCGCGATTCAGATCATCGACCGCGCGGGTGTAGTCCACGTCGCCGCGCGCGCGCTCGGGGCTGTGGGATTCGACGAAGCGATACGCAGGATCGGTGATGTAGCGCGCACAGATGTCGCGCCGCAGATCGATCAGTTTGTCCTTGCTCGGGCCTTTGTCCATCAGAAAGAACACGTCGACTTGATTCAGCGCCTTTACCGCCTGCATCGTGATGTAGTCGGGATTTCCGGCGCCGATGCCAATTACCAGCAGTCGTTTCATTACAGTGCTCCCGCAAGATCGATACCCGGCAAGCGTAGCCGCCAGATGCCGTTGAACCGCAGTTCAACCATGGACAACGGTTCAACATCAATGGCGTTGAACGCCGCGCCCTGTAACACCTGCATCAGTGCCGCACGCACCACAAACGGATGGGTGACAGCGACGATGTGCCCCGATACGCCTTGCAGACTGGTCAGCCATGCCGCCACGCGTTCGCTCAACTGCATTACCGACTCGCCACCATGCGGTGCCGCCTGCGGATCATTGATCCACGCCTGCAAGGCCTCGGCCTCGTGCACTTGCAGATCCTTGATCGCTTGCCCGTGCCAGCGCCCCCAATCGCAATCGCGCAGCGCTTCGTCCACTTGCGGCGCCACACCGAACCACTCGGCAGTCTGGCGCGTACGCAATTCCGGCCCGCACAACAAACGACTGGCGCCGGTGAACTTCGCGGCCAACGCGCCGATCGCGAATGGCGAATTTTCAACAGGCTCGTTCGTAGGAAAACGCGACAATTTCTGTGCGACGGTTCGCGCGTGGCAAATCAAAGTCAAACGGGTGGACTGCACAGGATTTCACTCGATAAGCATCAGCTGAATCGGCGGCAAATCGCCGGTCTTGTGGCAATTGTGCCGTAACCCGGTCGCTTCAGGGGATCTCGTGAACCTCCAGCCCAGTACTCTGAAGTAGAAAAAGCGGCAATGTCTGACACGCCTGGAGGCAATGGACTACAAGAGGCACAGACTTAGGTGTAGCCCTTGTTACTCAGGGTTGTGAGCTTATTTAAACGTCGAATCGCCAACGCTAAAAATTCACTAGACATGTAACCTGAGTTACATAAATACTGTTTTAACGGATTGTGAAACGAATTCAACACCCCCCCCCTCATCCAGCAGGAGCCCGGATGCCCCCTCTCAGAGACTTGATCACCGACCCCGGCCTGGAACTGACGCCGTCGGAGCGCAAAGTGATTCGCGCCCTGCTCGACCAGTATCCACGCAACGGCTTGGGTCCGATGGCGCGTCTGGCCGAACACGCCGGCGTCAGCGATCCGACCATCGTGCGGCTGGTGAAGAAGCTCGGATTTGGCGGTTATGCCGAATTTCAGGACGCCCTGCTCAGCGACATGGACCACCGCCTGCGTTCGCCGCGCACCCTGTTGCAGCCACGCTCGCACCTCAATAAAGACGATGCCTGGGGCCATTATCTGGCTGACAGCCAACGCCTGCTGGTGGAAACCCAGGTTCTGACGCAACCCGAAGACGTGCGCATTCTGCTCGACTGGCTGCTCGATACCCGGCACCAGATCTACTGCTTCGGCGGGCGCTTCAGCAGCCTGATGGCCAACTACCTGCTCAACCACCTGCGCTTGCTGCGGCCCGGCTGCTTTGCCCTGGAGGACAACGCGCAACTGCCCGACCGCCTGTTCGATCTGCAACGCCAGGACGTGGTGCTGCTGTTCGACTATCGGCGCTACCAGTCCCAGGCCCTGCGGGTGGCCTCGGCGGCGAAGAACAACAACGCGCGGGTGGTGCTGTTCACCGACATCTATGCCTCGCCGCTGCGTGAACTGGCTGACCTGATCATCAGCGCCCCGGTGGAATCGGCCTCGCCGTTCGACACCATGGTGCCGGCGCTGGCCCAGGTCGAGGCGCTGATTGCCTGCCTGACCCTGCGCAGCCCCGATCTGGCCGATCGCCTGGAAGGCATCGACGCCCTGCGCAACGACTTCAACACCCATCTGCTGGAGGATAAATAAGGATGTTCAGTCTTCCCCACCGCTCGCCGCGCGATTTGCCGTTCGTCACCGACCACACCGCATTGCTGCTTGTGGACATGCAGCGTGCCTGGCTCGAACCGCAGTTCGACCCGCACCTGAACGGCCCGGACGCCGAGTATTTCCTGACCCGCGCGCACATGCAGGTGGTGCCCAACCAGCGCCGTTTGCTCAGTGCCTTTCGCGAAGCGCGGCAGAACGTGCTGCACACGATTATCGAAAGCCTGACCGCCGACGGTCGCGACCGCTCGCTGGATCACAAACTGTCGGACATGCACCTGCCCAAGGGCAGCACCCAGGCGCGGATCATCGACGACCTGACCCCGGTGGAAAACGAGATCGTGTTGCCGAAAACCTCATCCGGGGTGTTCAACTCGACCAACATCGATTACGTGCTGCGCAACCTCGAAACCCGTCACCTGATCATCGCTGGCATCGTCACCGACCAGTGCGTCGACATGGCCGTGCGGGATGCCGCCGACCGTGGCTATCTGGTGACGCTGGTCGAAGACGCCTGCGCCACCTACACCCCGGCGCGGCATGACGCCTGCCTGAACGCGATCAAGGGTTACTGCTGGATCACTGACACACAAACCGTGCTCGGCCGCTTGCAGGAGATGCGTCCATGAGCGAGCGCCTGACGCCGTTGCCGATGACCACCATCGTCACCACCGACCTGATCGGCATCACCCGTGGCCGCTCGTTTCCCACCGATCAGCTGGAGCATTATCAAGCCGCCGGTTGCGGCTGGGTGCCGGCCAACAGTGCATTGACGCCCCAGGACATCATCGCCTCGACCAACCCATGGGGCGCTTATGGTGATTTGCGGTTGATTCCCGATTTGAGCAGCCGCGTGACGGTCGGTAATGGCCCGGACGCCGCAGCACCGGCGCTGGACTTCATCCACGGCGACATCCGCGAGACCGATGGCCAGCCGTGGAGCACCTGCCCGCGCACGCTGCTGCGCGATGAAATCGAGCGCTATCGCGACGACCTCGGTTTGCAGGTCAACGCGGCGTTCGAACACGAATTCAACCTGCATGCCGGCTTCGCCGAACACCTGGCGTTTTCCCTTGAAGCCCAGCGTCAGGGTGCCGAATTCGGCGGCTGGCTGCTGAGCGCCCTGCGCGCCGGCGGTGTCGAGCCGGAAATGTTCCTGCCCGAATACGGCAAGCACCAATACGAAATCACCTGCCGGCCAACCCTCGGCGTGGCGGCGGCGGATCGTGCGGTCAACGTGCGCGAGATCACCCGCGAAATCGCCCGACAAATGGGCGTCGACGTCAGTTTCGCGCCGAAAACCAAGGCCGACGCGGTGTGCAACGGTGTGCACCTGCACGTCAGCCTGCTCGACCTGCAAGGTCTGCCACTGCTCTACGACGCCGGCACCAGCAACGGTCTGTCGACCCTCGGCCAGCATTGGGCCGCCGGGATCCTGCATTACTTGCCGGCGCTGTGTGCGTTCACCGCGCCGACACCGGTGTCGTATGAGCGTTTGCAGCCGCACCACTGGAGCGCGTCCTATGCGTGTCTGGGGCAGCAGAACCGTGAAGCGGCGCTGCGCATTTGTCCGACCGTGAGCCTGGGCGGCAAATCCGTGGCGGCGCAGTACAACCTGGAATTCCGCGCGATGGACGCCACCGCCTCGCCGCATCTGGCGATGGCCGCACTGCTGATTGCCGGACGGCTGGGCATCGAACAGCGTCTGGCGCTGAACGCGATCACCGACGACATTCCCGATTCACTCAACGACGAGCAACGCAAGGCCCGGGGCATCGTCGCCCTGCCCGCCTCGCTGGCCCAGGCGCTGGATTGCCTGCGTGACAGTGCAGCCTTCAATCAATGGCTGCCCAAGCCGTTGCTCGACACTTACCACGCCCTTAAAACCGAGGAACTGGCGCTGACGGAACAGCTCTCGCCCGCTGACCTGTGTGAGCACTATGCACGCCTGTACTGAATCCGCCGAGCTGGGGTTGTACACCCGCCCGGTCTACAACCTGAGCCGCGAAGATTCATCGCATCCGTTGATTCTGGTGTGCGAGCACGCCAGCCGCTACATCCCCGAGGCCCTGAACAATCTGGGCCTGGACGATGCAGCCGCGCGCGAACACATCGCCTGGGACATCGGCGCACTGCAACTGGCCGAAAAGCTCTCGGAGACACTCGGCGCGACGCTGTTGAGCGCCAACTATTCACGGCTGCTGATCGACCTCAATCGGCCCCGGCATGCGCCCGACAGCATTCCGGCGCAGAGCGAGATTTATCAGGTGCCGGGTAACCGAGAGCTGGACGAAGCCACTCGCGAATACCGGCGCCAGACCCTGTTCAAACCGTTTCACGCCCGGCTGCAGACCCTGATCGACCAGCGTGTTGCACAAGGCCAGGCGGTGCGGGTAGTGGGGATTCACAGTTTTACCCCGGTGTATTACGGCCAGCCGCGCCCGCTGGAAGTCGGCGTGCTGTTCGGTCAGGCCGGCGCCTATGCGCAACGGGTGATCGATGGCCTCGGTCAGCACCCGCTGAACGTCGCGGGCAACCAGCCGTACCGGGTTGATCCGCTGGGCGACATGACCGTTCCGGTGCACGGCGATGCCCGGGGGCTGGAATCGGTGTTGATCGAAGTGCGCAACGATCTGCTGCGCAGCCCTGAAGCGGTATCGTTGTGGGCCGAGCGTCTGGCGCCACTGCTGTAAAGAATGCTGCAAGACTGCTGACGCTGTAACGATGGATCGACATAACAACTAAAAACGCTGGATAGGCTGACAAGGAGTTGCGCTTCATGGAAATAGAAGAGTTCGGCTACAAACAGGAGTTGAAACGTAGCCTGACACTGACCGACCTGGTGGTGTACGGGATGATCTTCATGATCCCCATCGCCCCCTTCGGCGTGTATGGCTACGTGAATGCCGAGGCGCCCGGGATGGTGCCGCTGGCCTATATCATCGGCATGGTCGCGATGCTGTTCACCGCGCTGAGCTACGGCAGCATGGCCAAGGCGTTTCCGGTCGCAGGCTCGGTTTACTCCTATGCGCAACGCGGCCTCAATCAACACGTCGGCTTCATCGCCGGCTGGCTGATGCTGCTCGACTACCTGCTGATTCCACCGCTGCTGTACGTCTACGCGGCGATGGCTCTGAACCATTTGTACCCGGACATTCCGAAGGTCGGTTTCATTCTGGCGTTCCTGGTCAGTGCAACCTTCGTCAACCTGCGCGGCATCACCTTCACCGCACGGATGAACATCATCTTTCTGCTGGCACAGCTGGTGGTGTTGGGGATTTTCCTGTTCTACGCCTGGAACGCTTTGCACAACGGAGGCGGCAACGGCGAGCTGACCCTGGCGCCGCTGTATCACCCGGAAACGTTCAATTTCGCCCTGCTGATGCAAGCGGTGTCGATTGCCGTGCTGTCGTTCCTTGGCTTCGATGCAATCTCGACCCTCGCCGAAGAAATCAAAGGCGATCCGGGCAAAAGCGTCGGCCGCGCGGCGCTGATCACTCTGTTGGTGATGGGCGTGATTTTCGTCGTACAGACCTGGATCGCCACCGATCTGGCCGCCGGCATTGGCTTCAAGTCCGCCGACACCGCGTTCTATGAAATTGCCGAAATCGCGGCTGGCAGCTGGCTGGCGACCCTGACCGGTGTCGCCACGGCGCTGGCCTGGGGCGTCGCCGTGGCGATCACCTCGCAAGCCGCCGTGTCGCGTCTGCTGTTCGGCATGGCCCGCGATGGCAAGTTGCCAAAAGTGCTGGCCAAGGTGCACCCGAAGCACAACACCCCGTACCTGAGCATTTATCTGGTGGCGGTGCTGTCGCTGGTGATCTGCTACCTGTTCATCAATTCGGTCGACACCCTGACTTCGCTGGTCAACTTCGGTGCCCTCAGCGGTTTCATGCTGCTGCACCTGACAGTGATCAACTACTAC
The Pseudomonas fluorescens genome window above contains:
- a CDS encoding N-formylglutamate amidohydrolase, giving the protein MHACTESAELGLYTRPVYNLSREDSSHPLILVCEHASRYIPEALNNLGLDDAAAREHIAWDIGALQLAEKLSETLGATLLSANYSRLLIDLNRPRHAPDSIPAQSEIYQVPGNRELDEATREYRRQTLFKPFHARLQTLIDQRVAQGQAVRVVGIHSFTPVYYGQPRPLEVGVLFGQAGAYAQRVIDGLGQHPLNVAGNQPYRVDPLGDMTVPVHGDARGLESVLIEVRNDLLRSPEAVSLWAERLAPLL
- a CDS encoding histidine phosphatase family protein; translation: MQSTRLTLICHARTVAQKLSRFPTNEPVENSPFAIGALAAKFTGASRLLCGPELRTRQTAEWFGVAPQVDEALRDCDWGRWHGQAIKDLQVHEAEALQAWINDPQAAPHGGESVMQLSERVAAWLTSLQGVSGHIVAVTHPFVVRAALMQVLQGAAFNAIDVEPLSMVELRFNGIWRLRLPGIDLAGAL
- the ftrA gene encoding transcriptional regulator FtrA, which codes for MPDSPGLVAILAYDGLCTFEFGIAVEIFGLPRPEFDFPWYEHCIVAVDQGPMRAMGGIHVLADGGLELLTQARTIIIPGWRDREAPVPPALIDALRQAHAQGARLLSICSGVFVLAASGLLDGHGATTHWRYTDELARRYPAIAVNPDVLYVDSGQLITSAGSAAGIDACLHLLARDFGTQVANSVARRLVMSPQRTGGQAQFIPTPVSATPRNDLSRVMQWARERLHQPLEVRDLASEAAMSERTFLRRFTEASGQSPKAWLQHERLARARELLESSVHNTEQIALHCGYRSVESFRVAFRSVVGVPPSVYRERFGRGVKAIS
- a CDS encoding M14 family metallopeptidase — protein: MQRIDHVLPWSHLGSERSLSVFRYGAGSRKVYIQASLHADELPGMRTAWELKQRLNALEQQGRLQGVIELVPVANPIGLDQHLQGSHMGRFELGSGKNFNRAFVELSAPVAARIGEQLGSDAEANIALIRQTMGQVLDELPAPASQLEALHRLLLRHACDADITLDLHCDFDAAIHIYALPQHWPRWQSLAARLKAGVALLCEDSGGSSFDESCSSPWLRLARAFPSAAIPPANLATTLELGSMGDTRVDQAQANCEAILGFLAEQGFISGEWPAAPSECCEGMPFEGTEYLFAPHHGVVSFLRNAGEWVEQGDALFEVVDPLNDRLTTVRAGTSGVLFAIDRGRYTQPGIWQAKVAGREPIRVGKLIND
- a CDS encoding MurR/RpiR family transcriptional regulator; this encodes MPPLRDLITDPGLELTPSERKVIRALLDQYPRNGLGPMARLAEHAGVSDPTIVRLVKKLGFGGYAEFQDALLSDMDHRLRSPRTLLQPRSHLNKDDAWGHYLADSQRLLVETQVLTQPEDVRILLDWLLDTRHQIYCFGGRFSSLMANYLLNHLRLLRPGCFALEDNAQLPDRLFDLQRQDVVLLFDYRRYQSQALRVASAAKNNNARVVLFTDIYASPLRELADLIISAPVESASPFDTMVPALAQVEALIACLTLRSPDLADRLEGIDALRNDFNTHLLEDK
- a CDS encoding ABC transporter substrate-binding protein produces the protein MKKLVMFGALALSMLSLTAVAEDAKPIRLGIEAAYPPFSMKTADGQLTGFDVEIGDALCKQMDVKCVWVEQEFDGLIPALKVKKIDAILSSMTITDDRKKNVDFTIKYYHTPARFVMKEGSGVKDPLTELKGKKVGVLRASTHDRYATDMAKDAGFEVVRYGSQQEANLDMKSGRLDAMLADSVNLSDGFLKTDAGKGFEFVGPTYEDAKYFGGGAGIAVRKGDTELAEKFNKAITEIRANGEYKKVQDKYFDFDVYGH
- a CDS encoding glutamine synthetase — encoded protein: MSERLTPLPMTTIVTTDLIGITRGRSFPTDQLEHYQAAGCGWVPANSALTPQDIIASTNPWGAYGDLRLIPDLSSRVTVGNGPDAAAPALDFIHGDIRETDGQPWSTCPRTLLRDEIERYRDDLGLQVNAAFEHEFNLHAGFAEHLAFSLEAQRQGAEFGGWLLSALRAGGVEPEMFLPEYGKHQYEITCRPTLGVAAADRAVNVREITREIARQMGVDVSFAPKTKADAVCNGVHLHVSLLDLQGLPLLYDAGTSNGLSTLGQHWAAGILHYLPALCAFTAPTPVSYERLQPHHWSASYACLGQQNREAALRICPTVSLGGKSVAAQYNLEFRAMDATASPHLAMAALLIAGRLGIEQRLALNAITDDIPDSLNDEQRKARGIVALPASLAQALDCLRDSAAFNQWLPKPLLDTYHALKTEELALTEQLSPADLCEHYARLY
- a CDS encoding rhodanese-like domain-containing protein, which encodes MTSLVRDIPAAPSAIALMHFSNRLTFETDCSDVYGSQEAGEVDFVLVDVRGPLAFERGHVPGAINIPTRLLTAEGLVEYSTSTLFVVYCAGPHCNGANKAAVKLAALGYPVKEMIGGVTGWLDEGFSLSVEQPARVVIACEC
- a CDS encoding isochorismatase family cysteine hydrolase: MFSLPHRSPRDLPFVTDHTALLLVDMQRAWLEPQFDPHLNGPDAEYFLTRAHMQVVPNQRRLLSAFREARQNVLHTIIESLTADGRDRSLDHKLSDMHLPKGSTQARIIDDLTPVENEIVLPKTSSGVFNSTNIDYVLRNLETRHLIIAGIVTDQCVDMAVRDAADRGYLVTLVEDACATYTPARHDACLNAIKGYCWITDTQTVLGRLQEMRP
- a CDS encoding alpha/beta hydrolase is translated as MLKAFALLTLLASSAVHAQTTLQSDLPLKYIEQVHPDANTRPLVIFLHGYGSNEADLIGMKFQLPAQYNYLSVQAPLALGEGRFQWFRKKGEGAYNGETDDLKASGQKLREFVAQAAKKYHASPDKVYLIGFSQGAMMSYEVGLRPPVAVGGIAALSGRLLPVLKTELRTEQPPLPLHIFIGHGTADDRVPYRDGTEANALLQKLAYKPEFHAYPGVGHSISSAELRDLNAWLQQLNP
- the cobF gene encoding precorrin-6A synthase (deacetylating), with the protein product MKRLLVIGIGAGNPDYITMQAVKALNQVDVFFLMDKGPSKDKLIDLRRDICARYITDPAYRFVESHSPERARGDVDYTRAVDDLNRAKQETFEQLINEELADEQCGGFLVWGDPALYDSTIRILQAILVSGRCAFEFEVIPGITSVQALAAQHKVPLNSIGRSIEITTGRRLAAGQVSDTDSLVVMLDAEDSYHHVADQQTEIYWGAYLGTPDEILISGKLKDVAAEIERVRKAARAEHGWIMDTYLLRKP